Proteins from a genomic interval of Candidatus Limnocylindrales bacterium:
- a CDS encoding SpoIVB peptidase S55 domain-containing protein has protein sequence MRRLIGYVFITMVFIIGTLTTKISLGENLKDEPIDLDLNTFMPVEEVKPGMKGIGKTVFSGTRIDEFQVEIVGVLKNITPRGDMILARVTGGPLPLERTGVIAGMSGSPIYINGRLVGALAYTLSIFQTEPMAGITPILEMIAEYERNKADLEGNRGQILKADRKEESCVNKSCASTPRDTASLPTSMLGSRIKMFNFWNSVMNPWAQEWNLSSRLGTFEASLEDLDVEIQKLKEWFALRNPGFSWPIDNNRQTQDSEPWRFSFQTSGPPVSGLPSSFIPIKTPLTLSGIDERVLKEITPLLESYGIVPVQGGEVAGLSGSIQETLTQNSSASASSAVEMLRPGSSLGVQLIRGDLTASGFGTVTYVNKNHLIAFGHPMFAAGKVDIPMTTSYVHMVMANQINSFKIASPLTVMGSIRQDRRTGITGVMGSPPQMVPLKVVVESEKDHRVNEYNFEIINDDFFAPLFVRISCLNSLFASFRAIGDVTIKVQSEVYLKDRPPLIQKNVFSGDEASVLASLASVRPVGILMNNPFEDVQVEKILIHLSVSEKLEVAKIEGARVSRDVVKPGESTRLTVFIQPFHGELIAEKVDVTIPESSPRGEYRLMVCDSQIINTFEKFRAPLNFEPQSLTQLMSLLETEEQNNEIIVQLIHPKSGVTIKGREFSSPPVSLLAIMNSSRHVGEGGPTRGTIFTRQRIPTNYMISGCELLPITVDDKYGIDLNTDGSPKIKKGDNL, from the coding sequence ATGAGAAGACTTATCGGTTACGTGTTTATAACGATGGTGTTTATTATCGGAACATTAACAACGAAGATTTCTCTAGGCGAAAACTTAAAAGATGAGCCGATTGATCTGGATCTAAATACTTTTATGCCGGTAGAAGAGGTCAAACCTGGAATGAAAGGAATTGGTAAAACGGTCTTTTCAGGTACACGGATCGATGAATTCCAGGTTGAAATCGTGGGGGTACTAAAAAATATAACCCCTCGAGGGGACATGATTTTGGCCAGGGTAACCGGAGGTCCTCTTCCTTTAGAACGAACCGGCGTTATCGCCGGTATGAGTGGTAGCCCTATCTATATAAACGGTCGATTGGTAGGGGCTTTGGCTTATACCCTGAGCATTTTTCAAACGGAGCCCATGGCCGGAATAACGCCCATTCTGGAAATGATAGCAGAGTATGAACGGAATAAGGCAGACCTGGAGGGAAATAGAGGCCAGATCTTGAAGGCCGACCGCAAAGAGGAATCCTGTGTGAACAAATCTTGTGCATCCACCCCTCGGGATACCGCTTCCCTACCGACCTCTATGCTGGGAAGTCGGATTAAAATGTTCAATTTTTGGAACTCTGTGATGAATCCTTGGGCGCAGGAATGGAACCTTTCAAGTCGACTCGGAACCTTTGAGGCTTCCCTTGAGGATCTGGATGTTGAAATTCAAAAATTAAAAGAATGGTTTGCCCTCCGTAATCCAGGATTCTCCTGGCCCATAGATAATAACCGACAAACCCAGGATTCCGAACCCTGGAGATTTTCCTTCCAGACATCGGGCCCGCCTGTGAGTGGGTTACCCTCTTCTTTTATACCTATTAAAACCCCCTTGACGCTGTCCGGCATCGATGAACGGGTTCTGAAAGAAATAACTCCTCTACTGGAAAGTTACGGGATTGTTCCCGTTCAAGGAGGCGAAGTAGCCGGTTTGTCGGGATCCATACAGGAAACCTTGACCCAAAACTCCTCTGCCTCTGCATCTTCAGCGGTGGAAATGCTACGCCCCGGTTCTTCTCTGGGAGTTCAACTCATTCGAGGAGATTTAACGGCAAGTGGTTTTGGTACCGTCACCTATGTCAATAAAAACCACCTGATCGCCTTCGGACATCCTATGTTCGCAGCGGGTAAGGTAGATATCCCCATGACCACCTCCTACGTCCATATGGTTATGGCAAATCAAATCAACTCCTTTAAGATCGCATCTCCCCTTACCGTCATGGGAAGTATTCGACAAGACCGACGTACCGGTATTACAGGAGTCATGGGAAGTCCTCCTCAAATGGTGCCTTTAAAAGTGGTCGTGGAATCTGAAAAGGATCATCGAGTAAATGAATACAATTTTGAAATCATCAATGATGATTTCTTTGCACCGCTCTTTGTAAGAATCAGTTGCCTGAATTCACTCTTTGCTTCCTTTAGGGCCATCGGAGATGTTACCATTAAGGTTCAATCGGAGGTTTACTTAAAAGATCGGCCTCCCCTGATCCAGAAGAACGTTTTCTCTGGAGATGAAGCTTCGGTATTGGCTTCTTTAGCCTCCGTCAGGCCAGTAGGGATCTTGATGAATAACCCCTTTGAGGATGTTCAGGTGGAGAAGATTCTCATTCACCTGTCGGTGTCGGAAAAACTGGAGGTGGCTAAGATCGAGGGGGCTCGGGTAAGCAGAGACGTGGTTAAACCGGGAGAATCTACCCGCTTGACGGTCTTTATCCAGCCTTTCCATGGTGAGTTAATTGCAGAAAAGGTCGATGTAACTATCCCAGAAAGCTCACCCCGGGGGGAATACCGATTGATGGTTTGTGATTCGCAAATCATCAATACCTTTGAAAAATTTAGAGCCCCCCTGAACTTCGAACCCCAATCCCTGACCCAACTCATGAGCTTATTGGAAACTGAAGAACAGAATAATGAAATTATCGTTCAGTTGATTCATCCGAAATCTGGAGTCACCATCAAAGGCCGGGAATTTTCATCTCCTCCGGTGTCCCTTCTGGCTATTATGAATTCCTCCCGGCACGTGGGGGAAGGAGGCCCGACCCGAGGAACCATCTTCACACGACAGCGTATTCCTACCAACTATATGATATCCGGGTGTGAACTCCTCCCTATCACCGTAGACGACAAATATGGAATAGACTTAAATACGGACGGCAGTCCTAAAATTAAAAAAGGAGATAATCTATAG
- a CDS encoding OmpA family protein, with protein sequence MNSNWKVATFVFLFLFVLTGGGFYWKYLEAFEKGNRLNQLQTRMQQDKSTHLEEVNALKKQIDNLKSENQTLLTTLKAKAEQEALLNKSTQRVKDLEQELSDLRTRLQEEVEGREKIISEQNEKIQGLTEQLEEMEKNRANLENQVSEGTQKLSALEQKYQKEITAKETELATAKDKINQLTKQLEEIQTNRSDLEKQITDLKEKFKADLADKENSLIEANTKIDQLTKQLAQSEDARSKLEKQLSDLSQRFQTEVSKREASLVELTKKVGDLNTAKLEAEKRLANLTELQRNIKEKEKLIEDQKKQLDLLNQRWETTETERSELAKRVSDLETLLAEKTDKIKNQETALEEKIREITSLTRQLEDLKAVKSGLEAQLAEARSGLENEIKNKGTLIEEHNNLVASLTRQLDTLKSGKAELEKQVTELKTALEELTKNKEALAEELKKKEEALSEQNSQNQALRRQLEDLQTARAQLEQQLTTLKENLQKELKTRDALIEEYERLITSLKKELEELKSSKAALEQQLKNLQSKLEDLIQSRKDLIQEVERRDNLLKEQNQRLTALTRELEETQVAKGRLEIRQIEITRQLEDSKSEKDKLETQLQEVTKQLEEARVAMADKTRQLEETQSAKDRLETRLTGLTQQLEETQAAKDKLEAQLANKTKQLEEAQSVKDRLETQLVDKTKQLEETQAAKDKLETQLADKTKQLEETQSAKDKLETQLTNLTQQLEETQAAKDKLGTQLAEVARQLQDIQLTKDGLETQLVDKTKQLEETQAAKDKLETQLTNLTQQLEEARSAKGKLEAQLADLKAAFEKDALVRETKIQEQATRIATLVQQVEEARAARSNLEQQFKEVNQKLDEVIKSNEKLIQELKNKEKTLAEREKKIVDFAMKVGYIADVSFVKEDLEQQLATLTAWFTREIQDKKALIEAREKKIEELTTQIREIETKKSHLENELARLKKELEEERSKQGVRVAQLTAQIEGLTRQIQEMERIRADLEKQLSDLKVKFDREIGEKDIHIAGLRQQIEEKESQITSLKEKEKEREASLEQQRKEIENYKTQIEQLQAKLAEQEQESQYKLEKLEAVYSELLEELGKGIEAGNIEVAAIQQKLAQLEETRKIKMDRLKTTYESLVRNLAEEIRQHTVTVERAREQLSVNIIDQILFDSGSATIKKSGIEVLNKVGMLLKNLDDKAVRIEGHTDSRPIGPDLQPIFPTNWELSVARAVNVVRYLQEKLKLDPTKLSVAGYAQYKPVASNSTEEGRAKNRRIEIVVYSLPQYGRNALRP encoded by the coding sequence ATGAACAGTAATTGGAAGGTGGCAACTTTTGTCTTTCTCTTTTTGTTTGTTCTTACAGGCGGTGGCTTTTACTGGAAGTATCTGGAAGCTTTCGAAAAGGGGAATCGGTTGAATCAGCTTCAAACCAGAATGCAACAGGATAAATCAACCCATTTAGAAGAAGTCAATGCGCTTAAAAAGCAGATCGATAATCTGAAATCGGAAAACCAGACTCTTTTAACAACCCTTAAAGCTAAAGCAGAACAGGAAGCTCTCTTGAATAAAAGTACCCAACGCGTTAAGGATCTGGAACAGGAACTGTCGGATTTAAGGACAAGACTCCAGGAAGAAGTGGAGGGACGGGAAAAGATCATATCAGAACAAAATGAAAAAATCCAGGGGTTGACGGAGCAATTAGAGGAAATGGAAAAAAATCGGGCAAACCTGGAAAATCAGGTCTCTGAAGGGACTCAAAAACTGTCGGCTTTGGAACAGAAATATCAAAAGGAAATAACTGCAAAAGAAACCGAGCTTGCCACGGCAAAGGATAAGATCAATCAACTGACCAAACAACTGGAAGAAATACAAACCAACCGCTCGGATTTAGAAAAACAGATCACAGATCTGAAGGAAAAGTTTAAAGCAGACCTGGCCGATAAAGAAAATTCCCTTATAGAAGCCAATACTAAAATCGATCAACTCACAAAACAACTGGCCCAGAGCGAAGACGCCCGCTCTAAATTGGAAAAACAACTCTCAGACCTGAGCCAGAGGTTTCAAACCGAGGTCTCAAAACGTGAGGCTTCCCTCGTTGAGCTGACTAAAAAGGTGGGAGATCTGAATACTGCAAAGCTGGAAGCAGAGAAACGGCTGGCAAATCTCACAGAACTGCAACGGAATATTAAGGAGAAAGAAAAGCTCATAGAAGATCAGAAAAAACAGTTGGACCTGTTAAATCAACGATGGGAAACCACGGAAACAGAAAGATCTGAACTGGCCAAGCGGGTGAGTGATCTGGAAACCTTGTTGGCAGAAAAGACAGACAAAATAAAAAACCAGGAAACGGCTCTGGAGGAGAAAATTCGAGAAATTACTTCGCTGACCCGACAACTGGAGGATCTGAAGGCCGTTAAATCGGGCCTTGAAGCTCAACTGGCAGAAGCTCGCTCGGGTCTGGAAAATGAAATTAAAAATAAAGGAACCCTCATCGAAGAACACAATAACCTGGTAGCCTCCCTTACCCGACAATTAGATACGCTTAAGTCCGGAAAAGCTGAATTGGAAAAGCAAGTAACAGAACTTAAAACGGCCCTGGAAGAGCTCACGAAGAATAAAGAGGCCCTCGCAGAGGAGCTAAAAAAGAAAGAAGAGGCCCTCTCTGAACAGAATAGTCAAAATCAGGCCCTCAGGAGACAGTTGGAGGACCTCCAAACGGCCCGTGCCCAATTAGAACAACAACTGACAACACTAAAAGAAAATCTCCAAAAAGAATTGAAAACCAGAGACGCCTTAATCGAAGAATATGAACGTTTGATTACTTCGCTTAAAAAAGAGCTGGAGGAATTGAAATCCAGTAAAGCCGCCCTGGAACAACAGTTGAAGAACCTTCAATCTAAACTGGAAGACCTCATCCAAAGCCGGAAAGACCTGATCCAGGAAGTAGAAAGAAGAGATAATCTTCTCAAGGAACAAAACCAACGCCTCACTGCTCTAACCCGAGAGTTAGAGGAAACCCAGGTTGCTAAAGGCCGATTGGAAATTCGGCAGATTGAGATAACCCGACAATTAGAGGACTCAAAGTCGGAGAAGGATAAGCTGGAAACTCAACTCCAGGAAGTAACGAAGCAGCTAGAAGAAGCCCGGGTAGCAATGGCCGATAAAACCCGACAACTGGAAGAAACCCAATCGGCTAAAGATAGGCTGGAAACTCGATTAACCGGCCTGACCCAACAGTTAGAAGAAACCCAGGCCGCTAAGGATAAACTGGAAGCCCAACTGGCCAATAAAACCAAACAACTGGAAGAAGCCCAATCGGTTAAAGACAGGCTGGAAACTCAACTGGTCGATAAAACCAAACAATTAGAGGAAACCCAGGCCGCTAAAGACAAACTGGAAACTCAACTGGCCGATAAAACCAAACAACTGGAAGAAACTCAATCGGCTAAAGATAAGCTGGAAACTCAATTGACCAATCTAACCCAACAGTTAGAGGAAACCCAAGCTGCTAAAGACAAACTGGGAACTCAACTGGCCGAGGTTGCCCGACAACTCCAGGACATCCAACTGACCAAAGATGGATTGGAAACTCAACTGGTCGATAAAACCAAACAATTAGAGGAAACCCAGGCCGCCAAGGATAAGCTGGAAACTCAATTGACCAATCTAACCCAACAGTTAGAGGAAGCCCGGTCGGCTAAAGGTAAATTGGAGGCTCAGTTGGCTGATCTGAAAGCAGCCTTTGAAAAGGATGCCCTGGTTCGGGAAACTAAAATCCAGGAACAGGCAACCCGAATCGCTACTTTGGTTCAACAGGTGGAGGAAGCCAGGGCCGCAAGATCCAATCTGGAACAACAATTTAAAGAGGTCAATCAAAAATTGGATGAGGTTATTAAAAGTAATGAAAAGCTTATCCAGGAACTTAAAAATAAAGAAAAAACCCTGGCCGAGCGTGAAAAGAAAATAGTAGACTTTGCTATGAAGGTAGGATATATAGCCGATGTCAGTTTCGTTAAAGAAGATCTGGAACAGCAACTGGCAACCCTTACAGCCTGGTTTACCCGGGAGATTCAGGATAAAAAAGCTTTGATAGAAGCCCGTGAGAAGAAAATTGAGGAATTGACTACTCAGATTCGTGAGATTGAAACTAAAAAATCTCATTTAGAGAATGAGCTGGCCCGACTTAAAAAGGAATTGGAGGAGGAACGGAGTAAACAAGGAGTACGGGTTGCACAACTCACGGCACAAATTGAAGGTCTTACCAGGCAGATTCAAGAGATGGAGCGCATCCGAGCTGACCTGGAAAAACAATTATCCGATCTCAAGGTAAAGTTTGACCGGGAAATCGGGGAGAAAGATATCCACATTGCAGGATTACGCCAACAGATCGAAGAGAAGGAATCTCAGATCACTTCTCTTAAAGAAAAGGAAAAGGAACGGGAAGCTTCTCTGGAACAACAACGAAAAGAAATTGAAAACTACAAGACCCAGATTGAGCAACTTCAAGCCAAACTGGCTGAGCAGGAACAGGAAAGCCAGTATAAACTGGAGAAGCTGGAAGCCGTTTATAGTGAGCTCCTGGAAGAGCTCGGCAAAGGGATAGAAGCCGGAAACATAGAGGTAGCTGCTATCCAACAAAAGCTGGCCCAACTGGAAGAAACCAGAAAAATTAAGATGGACCGGCTGAAAACTACCTATGAAAGTCTGGTCAGAAACCTGGCAGAAGAGATCAGACAACATACAGTAACGGTGGAACGAGCCAGGGAACAACTCTCGGTGAACATTATCGATCAGATTCTCTTTGACTCGGGAAGTGCAACCATTAAAAAAAGTGGCATTGAGGTTCTCAATAAAGTCGGCATGCTCCTGAAAAACCTGGACGATAAGGCTGTTCGAATCGAAGGACATACCGATAGCCGCCCCATTGGACCTGATCTACAACCTATCTTTCCGACTAATTGGGAACTCTCTGTGGCCAGAGCCGTAAACGTGGTGAGATATTTGCAAGAAAAACTTAAACTGGATCCTACAAAATTGTCTGTTGCCGGCTATGCGCAGTATAAACCTGTCGCCAGTAACAGCACGGAGGAGGGAAGAGCTAAAAATCGACGGATTGAGATCGTGGTCTATTCGCTTCCACAGTACGGGCGCAATGCATTGCGCCCCTAA